The Mucilaginibacter gracilis genomic interval CTTACAGGTAAATTTGCCACAGCAAATTTTAGGTCAGTAAATATCTGCGTATAAAATGTTTCAACAGGTGTTCTGTTAGCCGTTGTAACTGCTCCGTCGGTAGGTGTGGTCGTAAAGTTTACACCTCCCCACGTTTCTACGATATGCCAATAATAAAATGCCCTTAGGAATCGTAATTCTGCTTCCCTGGTCGTTTTTTGAGCTGCAGTATAATCCGTGACGTTACCGATACCGGCAATGCCGGTATTACACAAATTTACCCCTGCATAAAGATTGTTCCACAATAATGGCAGCGGGTCAGCTGTCCCTTGTAAATTGTAATATTGCGTGAACATAGGATATGGGTCCCCTGCTCCACTTGTCCAGATATCTGTTCCCATTTCTGCTGCAAGATAGCCTTCTTCCTTACCATACCAAAACCTGGAAAAAGTATACGCTGCATTAACCAATGTTTCAAAGCCTACTGCCTTGGTATAAAATGTAGAAGCCGTAAAACCACTTGGATTATATTCGTCAAGTTTCTTTGTGCATGAGCTAAACATCAATATGCCAGCCAAAAGGATTAAAATCCCGCTATAAATAATTTTTTTCATGATGCTCTGATTAATAATTTTTATAATGAAACATTAAGACCTGCCAAAAATAATTTAGTTAACGGCCTGTCGAAAGATCCACCGCCTTCAGGATCGTAGTCTTTAATTTTAGAAAAGGTTAGAAAATTTTTAGCGCTTATATATAACCTTAAATTAGAAACATGAAGGGCTTTGGTTATCCCCGGTGAGAAATTATAACCCAGGCTTGCACTTCTTATTTTCACGAATGATCCATCTTTGTAACCTAGAGTAGAAGCAAATGGAGTAGCTGATTTAGAGATATTCGCATTCGGCCTAGGATAGTCATTTGTTGGATTTTCAGGAGTCCAATAATCAACATTAGCGCCGTTTTCTATTGCATTCGGTTCATATTTTAATGCGTATTGTGAAACGAACATCTGACCAATTCTTCCATAAACTAATACGTTCAAATCAAAGCTCTTGTATTTAAAATCATTGCTGAATCCAAAACTATATTTTGGGACAGCTGAACCGAGCACAACCCGGTCTCCGGCGGCAGTGATTGTCCCGCTACCGTCAATATCGGCGACTTTGATATCGCCGGGCTTATAGCCGTAAACGGCAGCCTGAGCAGCTTCCGATGTCTGCCAGATGCCTAGCTTTTGGTAATCGAAATAGGAAACCACAGGATAGCCTATAAACCAGTTATTGCCTAAGTCGTTTACGCCGTTAGGCAAATAGGTAATACGTTCTTTATTACGAGTATAGGTAATATTTGACGACCAGGAGAATTTATTTGTTTTGATATTATTGGTTCGTACGGTAAGCTCAATACCTGTATTCCGGCTCCTGCCCACATTAGCCAATGTTGTAAGGGCTCCTGTCGAAGACGGAAGCTTCTGACTCAATAACAAGTCCCGGGTTTGAGAGTCATAATAATCGATACTTCCAGAAATTCTATCCCGGAATACACCAAAATCTATCCCCGCATTTAATGTTCCCGTCAACTCCCACTTTAATTTTTGATTTCCGATGTTGGGGTCCAGTTCATAGGCCAGTGCGGTGATATCATTATAAGAATAGGGCACTAAGATCAGACCACTTTGGGTTTGATAGGGTTTAACAGCTGCATTACCAGCTACGCCATAACTTAAACGTGCCTTTAACTCGGATACTACGCTTTGGCTTTTCATAAATGGTTCGTCAATAATTCTCCAGGCAGCTGCTGCAGAAGGAAAGAATGCCCATTTATTTCCTTTGGCTAAAACCGATGAACCATCAGCTCGCCCTGTCAGGGTCAACAAATATCTTTCTTTGAAAGAATAATTTAAGCGCAATGCCCCCGATTCAAGATTTTGCCCAACATAATTACTTGATATCTTGAGATTGGCAGGATTGTTTTGTAAGGCATAGAAAGATTGGTCTGATAACAATTGTCCCGTACCTGACGCCGATGCCTGATCTGAAACGCTTGATTGGTAACTGGTTACACCCGTTAACGTAAAGTTATGATGGTTTATTTTTCTCTGGTAGGTAATAATATTCTCCCATATTAAATTATTATCGGTTGAATTGGTTTCAGAAGAAAGAGAACCCGATGAAAGCGCCCGGTTTAATGTATTGGTACCTTCGAAATGCCCATTTCTTGAACTGGACAAAGTCACACCTAAATTCGACCGTATGGTAAGGCCGTCTGCCGGTTTCCATTCCGCGTAGGCAGTGGAAAGCAAATGTGTTATATTATTTTTATTAACATATTGCCCTGCCTCCTCATCATAAAGCGGGTTAACCTGATTTCCGTTACCCGGAAACTTAGCCAGACTGCCGTCCGCACTGTAGGGATTAAAATATGGAATGATCTTGTTAGCGACAGACAATACGTTATCACTTCTTAAATTTTGATCGTAATAAGCAAGCTGACTTTGTAAGCCAACTTTAAAATCCTTAAAAAGTTCATGATCAACATTTAAACGCAGGCTGTAACGGCTCGAATAATCATTGGTATACAAACCTTTTTCTTTGAAATAGTCAAAAGAAAAGTAAGCTTTTGTTTTATCATTGCCGCCTGAAACACTGGCATTATAGTCCTGTTGCGAGCCTTTATGCAAAAAATATCCCGGCCAATAATAAGAATCGCCGTTTTGAACTGCTGCAAGATCCCCGGAACTTGTAAAAACTTTCGGGTCGTCGGCTGTCGAATTCCAGGTACCTATAGTGCGATAGCCCTCCCGTTTCAAATTGGCGTATTGAGGACCTGTCATCGGCACAGGATAACCGGTAATCTCGCTGACGCCGTAATAGCTTCCTGCACTTACCTTCGGCTTACCTTCACCCCCTCTTTTAGTGGTGATAATAATAACTCCGTTTGCACCACGTGAACCGTAAATCGCTGTAGAAGATGCATCCTTCAAAAATTCCATGGATGCGATGTCGTTTTGGTTTATATCTTCATAGTTAGAATAAATGATTCCATCGACGATGTATAAAGGGCTGTTACTGGCATTTAATGAGCGGTTTCCTCTAACCGTTACACCGACTCCGGCTCCGGCTGCGCCGCTAGTCCGGGTAATATCCACGCCAGCAACCTTCCCCTGTAAGGCCTCCATAGGGTTGGATGCTGCAACTTTTGTAATTTCGTCACCTTTAACGGAAACGACAGATCCGGTAAGGTCTCTTTTACGAACTGTTCCATATCCAACGATAATTACTTGTTCTAAAGATTTCACAGAGGGTGTCAATGTGATTTTGAGTGTTGTTTTACCACCAATACTTTGTTCAAGTGGTTCATATCCAATAAAACTGTATACTAATATAGCTCCCATTCCAGGT includes:
- a CDS encoding SusC/RagA family TonB-linked outer membrane protein, yielding MRSIKNLLTCILLSQMLLFVLPKQSVAQTSANAKQLIRIAGIVLDEKGAPLPGVSVKLKGTSNGVATDVGGNFSINVPGMGAILVYSFIGYEPLEQSIGGKTTLKITLTPSVKSLEQVIIVGYGTVRKRDLTGSVVSVKGDEITKVAASNPMEALQGKVAGVDITRTSGAAGAGVGVTVRGNRSLNASNSPLYIVDGIIYSNYEDINQNDIASMEFLKDASSTAIYGSRGANGVIIITTKRGGEGKPKVSAGSYYGVSEITGYPVPMTGPQYANLKREGYRTIGTWNSTADDPKVFTSSGDLAAVQNGDSYYWPGYFLHKGSQQDYNASVSGGNDKTKAYFSFDYFKEKGLYTNDYSSRYSLRLNVDHELFKDFKVGLQSQLAYYDQNLRSDNVLSVANKIIPYFNPYSADGSLAKFPGNGNQVNPLYDEEAGQYVNKNNITHLLSTAYAEWKPADGLTIRSNLGVTLSSSRNGHFEGTNTLNRALSSGSLSSETNSTDNNLIWENIITYQRKINHHNFTLTGVTSYQSSVSDQASASGTGQLLSDQSFYALQNNPANLKISSNYVGQNLESGALRLNYSFKERYLLTLTGRADGSSVLAKGNKWAFFPSAAAAWRIIDEPFMKSQSVVSELKARLSYGVAGNAAVKPYQTQSGLILVPYSYNDITALAYELDPNIGNQKLKWELTGTLNAGIDFGVFRDRISGSIDYYDSQTRDLLLSQKLPSSTGALTTLANVGRSRNTGIELTVRTNNIKTNKFSWSSNITYTRNKERITYLPNGVNDLGNNWFIGYPVVSYFDYQKLGIWQTSEAAQAAVYGYKPGDIKVADIDGSGTITAAGDRVVLGSAVPKYSFGFSNDFKYKSFDLNVLVYGRIGQMFVSQYALKYEPNAIENGANVDYWTPENPTNDYPRPNANISKSATPFASTLGYKDGSFVKIRSASLGYNFSPGITKALHVSNLRLYISAKNFLTFSKIKDYDPEGGGSFDRPLTKLFLAGLNVSL